One window of the Suricata suricatta isolate VVHF042 chromosome 7, meerkat_22Aug2017_6uvM2_HiC, whole genome shotgun sequence genome contains the following:
- the SCML4 gene encoding sex comb on midleg-like protein 4 isoform X16, with the protein MAKTEAKTVTTEECLANPVGMNRYSMDLSASAFSHRGSLPTSSSLYCKRQNSGDGHLGGVLATTASGPRSSPMSSGGPLAPGLRPPGSSPKRNGTPLEGNRCASSPPSDGQDARQPWSRNPSTWTVEDVVWFVKDADPQALGPHVELFRKHEIDGNALLLLKSDMVMKYLGLKLGPALKLCYHIDKLKQAKF; encoded by the exons CAAAAACAGTCACCACTGAGGAGTGCCTGGCGAACCCTGTGGGCATGAACCGCTACAGCATGGACCTCTCTGCCTCCGCCTTTAGCCACAGGGGCTCCTTGCCCACCTCTTCCTCGCTGTACTGCAAGAGACAGAACTCTGGAGATGGCCACCTTGGAGGAGTCCTGGCCACCACAGCTAGTGGTCCCCGCTCCAGCCCCATGTCCTCTGGAGGCCCCTTGGCACCTGGGCTGAGGcccccaggctccagccccaAGAGAAATGGGACCCCTCTTGAAGGAAACAGATGTG CCTCAAGCCCTCCCTCAGACGGGCAGGATGCCAGGCAGCCCTGGAGCAGGAATCCGTCCACCTGGACTGTGGAGGATGTGGTCTGGTTTGTGAAAGACGCTGACCCGCAGGCTCTGGGGCCTCACGTGGAGCTCTTCAGAAAGCAC GAGATTGATGGCAATGCTCTCTTGTTGCTGAAGAGTGATATGGTCATGAAATACTTGGGTCTGAAGCTGGGCCCCGCGCTGAAACTGTGCTACCATATTGATAAACTGAAGCAAGCCAAATTCTGA
- the SCML4 gene encoding sex comb on midleg-like protein 4 isoform X17: MNRYSMDLSASAFSHRGSLPTSSSLYCKRQNSGDGHLGGVLATTASGPRSSPMSSGGPLAPGLRPPGSSPKRNGTPLEGNRCASSPPSDGQDARQPWSRNPSTWTVEDVVWFVKDADPQALGPHVELFRKHEIDGNALLLLKSDMVMKYLGLKLGPALKLCYHIDKLKQAKF; the protein is encoded by the exons ATGAACCGCTACAGCATGGACCTCTCTGCCTCCGCCTTTAGCCACAGGGGCTCCTTGCCCACCTCTTCCTCGCTGTACTGCAAGAGACAGAACTCTGGAGATGGCCACCTTGGAGGAGTCCTGGCCACCACAGCTAGTGGTCCCCGCTCCAGCCCCATGTCCTCTGGAGGCCCCTTGGCACCTGGGCTGAGGcccccaggctccagccccaAGAGAAATGGGACCCCTCTTGAAGGAAACAGATGTG CCTCAAGCCCTCCCTCAGACGGGCAGGATGCCAGGCAGCCCTGGAGCAGGAATCCGTCCACCTGGACTGTGGAGGATGTGGTCTGGTTTGTGAAAGACGCTGACCCGCAGGCTCTGGGGCCTCACGTGGAGCTCTTCAGAAAGCAC GAGATTGATGGCAATGCTCTCTTGTTGCTGAAGAGTGATATGGTCATGAAATACTTGGGTCTGAAGCTGGGCCCCGCGCTGAAACTGTGCTACCATATTGATAAACTGAAGCAAGCCAAATTCTGA